In a genomic window of Theropithecus gelada isolate Dixy chromosome 15, Tgel_1.0, whole genome shotgun sequence:
- the ABO gene encoding histo-blood group ABO system transferase isoform X3, with protein sequence MAFREPDGLQRVSLPRMVYPQPKVLTPCRKDVLVVTPWLAPIVWEGTFNIDILNEQFRLQNTTIGLTVFAIKKYVAFLKLFLETAEKHFMVGHRVHYYVFTDQPAAVPRVALGTGRQLSVLAVRAYKRWQDVSMRRMEMISDFCERRFLSEVDYLVCVDVDMEFRDHVGVEILTPLFGTLHPGFYGSSREAFTYERRPQSQAYIPKDEGDFYYLGGFFGGSVQEVQRLTRACHQAMMVDQANGIEAVWHDESHLNKYLLRHKPTKVLSPEYLWDQQLLGWPAVLRKLRFAAVPKNHQAVRNP encoded by the exons AGGACGTCCTTGTCGTGACCCCTTGGCTGGCTCCCATTGTCTGGGAGGGCACGTTCAACATCGACATCCTCAACGAGCAGTTCAGGCTCCAGAACACCACCATCGGGTTAACTGTGTTTGCCATCAAAAA ATACGTGGCCTTCCTGAAGCTGTTCCTGGAGACGGCGGAGAAGCACTTCATGGTGGGCCACCGGGTCCACTACTACGTCTTCACCGACCAGCCGGCCGCGGTGCCGCGCGTGGCGCTGGGGACCGGTCGGCAGCTGTCGGTGCTTGCGGTGCGTGCCTATAAGCGCTGGCAGGATGTGTCCATGCGCCGCATGGAGATGATCAGCGACTTCTGCGAGCGGCGCTTCCTCAGCGAGGTGGATTACCTGGTGTGCGTGGACGTGGACATGGAGTTCCGTGACCACGTGGGCGTGGAGATCCTGACTCCACTGTTCGGCACCCTGCACCCCGGCTTCTATGGAAGCAGCCGGGAGGCCTTCACCTACGAGCGCCGGCCCCAGTCCCAGGCCTACATCCCCAAGGACGAGGGTGATTTCTACTACTTGGGGGGGTTCTTCGGGGGGTCGGTGCAGGAGGTGCAGCGGCTCACCAGGGCCTGCCACCAGGCCATGATGGTCGACCAGGCCAACGGCATCGAGGCCGTGTGGCACGACGAGAGCCACCTGAACAAGTACCTGCTGCGCCACAAACCCACCAAGGTGCTCTCCCCCGAGTACCTGTGGGACCAGCAGCTGCTGGGCTGGCCTGCGGtcctgaggaagctgaggttcgCGGCGGTGCCCAAGAACCACCAGGCGGTCCGGAACCCGTGA